One Danio rerio strain Tuebingen ecotype United States chromosome 22, GRCz12tu, whole genome shotgun sequence genomic window carries:
- the adra2a gene encoding alpha-2A adrenergic receptor (The RefSeq protein has 1 substitution compared to this genomic sequence): protein MICGANATNGTNATKEYTLLVALPLSVAVGLLILLIIFGNVLVIIAVFTSRALRAPQNLFLVSLASADILVATLVMPFSLANELMGMWTFGGVWCEIYLALDVLFCTASITHLCAISLDRYWSITQAIEYNLKRTPQRIKRIIFIVWIIAAVISCPPLITMKKSEGDICDINKEKWYIVSSCIGSFFLPCIIMVLVYIRIYQIAKKRTRAPPGDHRKNEVGKKENDPHEKLNGIQNAEPDDKDEINGVDMEESSSSDHKVSNPCSLKKKSSKGKTKLSQIKPGDGDKTEACQTTKASRWKGRQNREKRFTFVLAVVIGVFVICWFPFFFTYTFTAFCDCCVPETLFKFFFWFGYCNSSLNPIIYTIFNNDFRRSFKKILCRRDKRRVV, encoded by the coding sequence ATGATTTGTGGGGCCAATGCAACCAATGGGACCAATGCAACAAAGGAGTACACCCTGCTGGTGGCCCTACCACTGAGCGTTGCAGTGGGGctcctcatcctcctcatcaTCTTCGGCAATGTCCTGGTGATCATCGCCGTGTTCACGAGCCGAGCACTCCGGGCTCCCCAGAACCTCTTTCTGGTCTCGCTGGCCTCAGCTGACATACTGGTGGCCACTCTGGTGATGCCGTTCTCATTGGCGAATGAGCTGATGGGTATGTGGACGTTTGGGGGAGTTTGGTGTGAAATCTACCTGGCCTTGGACGTTCTTTTCTGCACAGCTTCAATTACTCACCTGTGCGCCATCAGTCTGGACAGGTACTGGTCAATTACGCAAGCCATCGAGTACAACCTAAAGCGAACACCGCAACGTATTAAGCGTATCATTTTTATCGTTTGGATCATCGCCGCCGTGATCTCCTGCCCCCCTCTTATAACAATGAAGAAATCTGAGGGGGATATCTGTGACATCAATAAGGAAAAATGGTACATAGTCTCATCTTGCATTGGCTCGTTTTTCCTGCCTTGCATCATCATGGTCCTCGTCTACATCCGGATCTATCAAATCGCCAAGAAGAGAACTAGAGCACCTCCTGGGGACCACAGGAAAAACGAAGTGGGGAAGAAGGAAAACGACCCGCATGAGAAGCTCAATGGAATTCAGAATGCAGAACCGGAGGATAAGGATGAAATAAATGGTGTGGACATGGAGGAATCCTCCTCCTCAGACCACAAGGTCTCCAATCCTTGCTCCCTTAAGAAGAAAAGCTCAAAAGGAAAGACCAAGTTGAGCCAAATCAAACCAGGCGATGGAGACAAAACCGAGGCCTGCCAGACTACCAAAGCAAGCAGATGGAAGGGCCGTCAAAACCGAGAGAAGCGGTTCACATTTGTTCTGGCGGTGGTCATAGGCGTGTTCGTCATTTGTTGGTTCCCGTTCTTCTTCACCTACACATTCACAGCGTTTTGTGACTGCTGTGTGCCTGAAACACTTTTTAAGTTCTTCTTCTGGTTCGGCTACTGCAACAGCTCCCTCAATCCCATTATATACACTATCTTCAATAACGACTTCCGAAGATCCTTTAAAAAGATCCTCTGCCGGAGAGATAAGAGGAGAGTGGTGTGA